One Salvia splendens isolate huo1 chromosome 22, SspV2, whole genome shotgun sequence DNA segment encodes these proteins:
- the LOC121787723 gene encoding vicilin-like seed storage protein At2g18540, which yields MGKSPAIEIGAAPSNRRRHHKSDSESEPDPDSDSDRDSQKIRKRAKRHSRTRSSSSKRRRSRDSDSYTSSSASDEDSYDSEDSSVEDERRRHRKEKRRREEKERRMREKDKERKRKKREEEKKRKAKKKEKEKGKKGAVTNLWGKYGIIRETDMWNKRPEFTAWLSEVKKVNLESLANWEEKQLFKDFMEDHNTATFPSKKYYNLDTYFKHKMEKEMKKGFAKVQESERTVFNDEEQRRLELQKERERQKEEQIQALQQSMQSGMAQAMKEQAQLREEMAYQYKLGNFEAAAAIQRRLDPDVAM from the exons ATGGGCAAATCCCCGGCAATCGAAATCGGCGCCGCTCCCTCcaatcgccgccgccaccataAATCCGATTCCGAATCCGAGCCCGATCCGGACTCCGACTCCGACCGCGATTCCCAAAAAATCCGGAAACGGGCCAAGCGCCACAGTAGAACCCGAAGCTCGAGCTCCAAGAGGAGGCGGTCCAGGGACTCCGATTCCTATACGTCGTCGTCCGCCTCCGATGAGGACTCCTACGATTCGGAGGACTCTTCTGTCGAAGACGAGAGGAGGCGGCACAGGAAAGAGAAGAGGAGGAGAGAGGAGAAGGAAAGGCGGATGAGAGAGAAAGAcaaggagaggaagaggaagaagagggaggaggagaagaaacggaaagcgaagaagaaggagaaagagAAAGGGAAGAAAGGCGCCGTCACTAATTTGTGGGGGAAGTATGGCATTATTAGAGAGACTGATATGTG GAATAAACGGCCTGAATTTACCGCATGGTTATCTGAAGTGAAAAAG GTCAACCTGGAAAGTCTAGCCAATTGGGAAGAGAAGCAGCTCTTCAAAGA CTTCATGGAAGATCATAACACAGCAACCTTCCCTTCCAAAAA GTATTACAACCTTGATACTTATTTCAAACATAAAATGGAAAAGGAGATGAAAAAGGGATTTGCTAAAGTTCAGGAGTCTGAGCGTACTGTATTCAATGATGAAGAACAGCGAAG GCTAGAACTGCAGAAAGAACGTGAAAGACAGAAGGAAGAACAGATCCAAGCTTTACAGCAGTCGATGCAGTCTGGGATG GCTCAAGCAATGAAAGAGCAAGCACAACTCAGGGAAGAGATGGCATATCAATACAAGCTCGGCAACTTTGAG gcaGCAGCTGCTATTCAGAGAAGGTTGGATCCTGATGTTGCTATGTAA